From the genome of Chroicocephalus ridibundus chromosome 1, bChrRid1.1, whole genome shotgun sequence, one region includes:
- the IQUB gene encoding IQ and ubiquitin-like domain-containing protein isoform X2: MEDTSDSCFEVVKMERSGAEQPSAPSQPRAVREAKGGDPAEKPLLSGATGTAQSEEGCEQQSALEEQEQPSLARWELPREGLATEEGIGNNEQDVSEPDAPLSTSPESTSPVTNENYSTLLELRNSEREEKISQNSVQSANTASGSVTGSMTEDNETSRRTRANFEDAIRPVKLYLHQEHFPAEAVQQDYHMPDVITVRVQTDSDSFQDVVVTIERPTYHKPFLGGFKNQITGVEFHNAGSQTIPKKRPDKGIQLLCRETQTVFEKNKAQQTRNTTSTQMTKIGLYVSNMTDKLISPGKYLTAEEYHKRRLEAVVVLQKYFRRWHAINVVQNLREEKRLRLAWEAQAELWRKKEKEEKLRREHERRLNPKTKDDFELLYNALELWRQEETERIDRTLTGAERKAAFCGLLEQEAQLIASIGRHKLNANEENQQKAILYFLAKCAQPKRWKAYDGKVTEMDTQYTLRARELLEIYRSVSMNDIPKDERLDVLLTLRRTVKVPPDPLKLYRNVNFCHSCENYLPSSEFPVPANSRTIGRCRLCCKLDNEARRREAFLKYKLILENLRKSEADYQDDAKIVFLVQHQDLQYMIENIWGSQSALSSCSDLYDLVMVRWDKQREWSPWNTILLTKDEADAHLKLCNLEKAYEAAFIHRIKRKHIRAKNYFAQIPAMASFLHRSDNQANANEFLIATPIPTGIKT; this comes from the exons ATGGAAGATACATCGGATAGTTGCTTTGAAGTTGTTAAAATGGAAAGGTCAGGTGCAGAGCAGCCATCTGCACCCTCACAACCAAGAGCAGTCAGAGAGGCCAAGGGTGGGGACCCAGCCGAGAAGCCTCTGCTTTCAGGAGCTACAGGCACTGCGCAGTCAGAGGAGGGCTGCGAGCAGCAGTCGGCTCTGGAGGAACAGGAACAGCCAAGTTTAGCACGGTGGGAATTACCCAGAGAAGGACTAGCCACTGAAGAAGGGATCGGAAATAACGAGCAAGATGTATCTGAGCCAGATGCCCCATTGAGCACATCACCTGAGAGCACATCTCCTGTTACCAATGAGAATTATTCTACTTTACTTGAATTGAGAAattcagaaagggaagaaaaaatatctcaaaattcAGTACAATCTGCAAATACAGCAAGTGGGTCAGTAACAG GAAGCATGACTGAGGATAATGAAACTTCTAGGAGGACTAGGGCTAACTTTGAGGACGCTATCCGTCCTGTGAAGTTATATCTTCATCAGGAACATTTTCCTGCAGAAGCAGTTCAACAGGATTACCACATGCCTGATGTCATAACTGTCAGAGTACAAACAG ATTCTGATTCATTCCAAGATGTAGTTGTGACAATCGAAAGACCTACCTATCATAAACCATTTCTGGGTGGATTTAAGAATCAGATAACAGGAGTGGAATTTCATAATGCAGGATCACAAACGATACCCAAGAAACGACCTGACAAAGGAATTCAGTTACTTTGTAGAGAAACACAG acagtttttgaaaaaaataaggcaCAACAAACAAGAAATACAACATCAACACAGATGACTAAAATTGGCCTGTATGTGTCAAACATGACTGACAAACTAATAAGTCCTGGAAAGTATCTTACAGCGGAAGAATACCATAAACGTAGACTTGAAGCA GTTGTAGTATTACAGAAGTATTTCCGTCGTTGGCATGCTATAAATGTAGTACAAAAtctgagggaagaaaagaggtTAAGACTGGCATGGGAGGCACAAGCAGagttatggagaaaaaaagagaaagaagaaaaactgcgAAGGGAGCACGAACGAAGATTGAACCCTAAAACAAAAGATGATTTTGAGCTGCTGTACAATGCTTTAGAAT TatggaggcaggaggagactGAACGGATTGACAGAACTCTTACTGGCGCTGAAAGAAAGGCAGCATTTTGTGGACTTCTGGAACAAGAGGCACAGCTGATTGCGTCCATTGGGAGACACAAACTAAATGCAAATGAGGAGAATCAACAGAAAGCAATACTGTACTTTTTGGCTAAG TGTGCACAACCTAAGAGGTGGAAAGCATATGATGGAAAAGTCACTGAAATGGACACACAGTACACACTCCGTGCGAGAGAACTATTGGAAATCTACCGCAGCGTTAGCATGAATGACATCCCAAAAGATGAGAGACTGGATGTGCTGTTAACACTCAGACGTACAGTAAag gTTCCACCAGATCCCTTAAAGCTTTATAGAAATGTTAACTTCTGTCATAGTTGCGAAAATTACTTACCATCTAGTGAGTTTCCTGTTCCTGCTAATTCCCGCACCATTGGCAGATGTCGCTTGTGTTGCAAGCTTGATAATGAGGCTCGGCGACGAGAAGCATTTTTGAAGTACAAGCTTATACTAGAAAATCTCAGAAAGTCTGAAGCTGATTATCAGGATGATGCTAAAATTGTCTTCCTAGTTCAG CATCAAGATCTGCAGTACATGATTGAGAACATATGGGGCTCTCAGTCAGCTCTCAGTTCCTGCAGTGACCTCTATGATTTGGTTATGGTCAGATGGGATAAGCAGCGGGAGTGGTCTCCATGGAACACTATTCTCCTCACTAAAGATGAGGCAGATGCACATCTTAAGCTGTGTAACCTTGAGAAG gcttATGAAGCGGCATTTATTCACAGAATAAAACGTAAGCATATCCGGGCAAAAAACTACTTTGCTCAGATTCCAGCAATGGCATCATTTTTGCACAGGAGTGACAACCAGGCTAatgcaaatgaatttttaatagcTACGCCTATTCCTACTGGGATAAAAACATAA
- the IQUB gene encoding IQ and ubiquitin-like domain-containing protein isoform X3 gives MTEDNETSRRTRANFEDAIRPVKLYLHQEHFPAEAVQQDYHMPDVITVRVQTDSDSFQDVVVTIERPTYHKPFLGGFKNQITGVEFHNAGSQTIPKKRPDKGIQLLCRETQTVFEKNKAQQTRNTTSTQMTKIGLYVSNMTDKLISPGKYLTAEEYHKRRLEAVVVLQKYFRRWHAINVVQNLREEKRLRLAWEAQAELWRKKEKEEKLRREHERRLNPKTKDDFELLYNALELWRQEETERIDRTLTGAERKAAFCGLLEQEAQLIASIGRHKLNANEENQQKAILYFLAKCAQPKRWKAYDGKVTEMDTQYTLRARELLEIYRSVSMNDIPKDERLDVLLTLRRTVKEHECKLTQEIVELIDREVDLMSREVKECNLEGLRKRICTLFLQYIKTPKFNPEVARILKVPPDPLKLYRNVNFCHSCENYLPSSEFPVPANSRTIGRCRLCCKLDNEARRREAFLKYKLILENLRKSEADYQDDAKIVFLVQHQDLQYMIENIWGSQSALSSCSDLYDLVMVRWDKQREWSPWNTILLTKDEADAHLKLCNLEKAYEAAFIHRIKRKHIRAKNYFAQIPAMASFLHRSDNQANANEFLIATPIPTGIKT, from the exons ATGACTGAGGATAATGAAACTTCTAGGAGGACTAGGGCTAACTTTGAGGACGCTATCCGTCCTGTGAAGTTATATCTTCATCAGGAACATTTTCCTGCAGAAGCAGTTCAACAGGATTACCACATGCCTGATGTCATAACTGTCAGAGTACAAACAG ATTCTGATTCATTCCAAGATGTAGTTGTGACAATCGAAAGACCTACCTATCATAAACCATTTCTGGGTGGATTTAAGAATCAGATAACAGGAGTGGAATTTCATAATGCAGGATCACAAACGATACCCAAGAAACGACCTGACAAAGGAATTCAGTTACTTTGTAGAGAAACACAG acagtttttgaaaaaaataaggcaCAACAAACAAGAAATACAACATCAACACAGATGACTAAAATTGGCCTGTATGTGTCAAACATGACTGACAAACTAATAAGTCCTGGAAAGTATCTTACAGCGGAAGAATACCATAAACGTAGACTTGAAGCA GTTGTAGTATTACAGAAGTATTTCCGTCGTTGGCATGCTATAAATGTAGTACAAAAtctgagggaagaaaagaggtTAAGACTGGCATGGGAGGCACAAGCAGagttatggagaaaaaaagagaaagaagaaaaactgcgAAGGGAGCACGAACGAAGATTGAACCCTAAAACAAAAGATGATTTTGAGCTGCTGTACAATGCTTTAGAAT TatggaggcaggaggagactGAACGGATTGACAGAACTCTTACTGGCGCTGAAAGAAAGGCAGCATTTTGTGGACTTCTGGAACAAGAGGCACAGCTGATTGCGTCCATTGGGAGACACAAACTAAATGCAAATGAGGAGAATCAACAGAAAGCAATACTGTACTTTTTGGCTAAG TGTGCACAACCTAAGAGGTGGAAAGCATATGATGGAAAAGTCACTGAAATGGACACACAGTACACACTCCGTGCGAGAGAACTATTGGAAATCTACCGCAGCGTTAGCATGAATGACATCCCAAAAGATGAGAGACTGGATGTGCTGTTAACACTCAGACGTACAGTAAag gaacaTGAATGTAAATTAACACAGGAAATAGTGGAATTAATTGACAGGGAAGTTGATCTTATGTCAAGAGAAGTGAAAGAATGCAACTTAGAAGGACTGAGGAAAAGAATTTGTACATTATTTCTTCAATATATTAAAACTCCAAAGTTTAACCCTGAAGTTGCTAGGATACTGAAG gTTCCACCAGATCCCTTAAAGCTTTATAGAAATGTTAACTTCTGTCATAGTTGCGAAAATTACTTACCATCTAGTGAGTTTCCTGTTCCTGCTAATTCCCGCACCATTGGCAGATGTCGCTTGTGTTGCAAGCTTGATAATGAGGCTCGGCGACGAGAAGCATTTTTGAAGTACAAGCTTATACTAGAAAATCTCAGAAAGTCTGAAGCTGATTATCAGGATGATGCTAAAATTGTCTTCCTAGTTCAG CATCAAGATCTGCAGTACATGATTGAGAACATATGGGGCTCTCAGTCAGCTCTCAGTTCCTGCAGTGACCTCTATGATTTGGTTATGGTCAGATGGGATAAGCAGCGGGAGTGGTCTCCATGGAACACTATTCTCCTCACTAAAGATGAGGCAGATGCACATCTTAAGCTGTGTAACCTTGAGAAG gcttATGAAGCGGCATTTATTCACAGAATAAAACGTAAGCATATCCGGGCAAAAAACTACTTTGCTCAGATTCCAGCAATGGCATCATTTTTGCACAGGAGTGACAACCAGGCTAatgcaaatgaatttttaatagcTACGCCTATTCCTACTGGGATAAAAACATAA
- the IQUB gene encoding IQ and ubiquitin-like domain-containing protein isoform X1 produces the protein MEDTSDSCFEVVKMERSGAEQPSAPSQPRAVREAKGGDPAEKPLLSGATGTAQSEEGCEQQSALEEQEQPSLARWELPREGLATEEGIGNNEQDVSEPDAPLSTSPESTSPVTNENYSTLLELRNSEREEKISQNSVQSANTASGSVTGSMTEDNETSRRTRANFEDAIRPVKLYLHQEHFPAEAVQQDYHMPDVITVRVQTDSDSFQDVVVTIERPTYHKPFLGGFKNQITGVEFHNAGSQTIPKKRPDKGIQLLCRETQTVFEKNKAQQTRNTTSTQMTKIGLYVSNMTDKLISPGKYLTAEEYHKRRLEAVVVLQKYFRRWHAINVVQNLREEKRLRLAWEAQAELWRKKEKEEKLRREHERRLNPKTKDDFELLYNALELWRQEETERIDRTLTGAERKAAFCGLLEQEAQLIASIGRHKLNANEENQQKAILYFLAKCAQPKRWKAYDGKVTEMDTQYTLRARELLEIYRSVSMNDIPKDERLDVLLTLRRTVKEHECKLTQEIVELIDREVDLMSREVKECNLEGLRKRICTLFLQYIKTPKFNPEVARILKVPPDPLKLYRNVNFCHSCENYLPSSEFPVPANSRTIGRCRLCCKLDNEARRREAFLKYKLILENLRKSEADYQDDAKIVFLVQHQDLQYMIENIWGSQSALSSCSDLYDLVMVRWDKQREWSPWNTILLTKDEADAHLKLCNLEKAYEAAFIHRIKRKHIRAKNYFAQIPAMASFLHRSDNQANANEFLIATPIPTGIKT, from the exons ATGGAAGATACATCGGATAGTTGCTTTGAAGTTGTTAAAATGGAAAGGTCAGGTGCAGAGCAGCCATCTGCACCCTCACAACCAAGAGCAGTCAGAGAGGCCAAGGGTGGGGACCCAGCCGAGAAGCCTCTGCTTTCAGGAGCTACAGGCACTGCGCAGTCAGAGGAGGGCTGCGAGCAGCAGTCGGCTCTGGAGGAACAGGAACAGCCAAGTTTAGCACGGTGGGAATTACCCAGAGAAGGACTAGCCACTGAAGAAGGGATCGGAAATAACGAGCAAGATGTATCTGAGCCAGATGCCCCATTGAGCACATCACCTGAGAGCACATCTCCTGTTACCAATGAGAATTATTCTACTTTACTTGAATTGAGAAattcagaaagggaagaaaaaatatctcaaaattcAGTACAATCTGCAAATACAGCAAGTGGGTCAGTAACAG GAAGCATGACTGAGGATAATGAAACTTCTAGGAGGACTAGGGCTAACTTTGAGGACGCTATCCGTCCTGTGAAGTTATATCTTCATCAGGAACATTTTCCTGCAGAAGCAGTTCAACAGGATTACCACATGCCTGATGTCATAACTGTCAGAGTACAAACAG ATTCTGATTCATTCCAAGATGTAGTTGTGACAATCGAAAGACCTACCTATCATAAACCATTTCTGGGTGGATTTAAGAATCAGATAACAGGAGTGGAATTTCATAATGCAGGATCACAAACGATACCCAAGAAACGACCTGACAAAGGAATTCAGTTACTTTGTAGAGAAACACAG acagtttttgaaaaaaataaggcaCAACAAACAAGAAATACAACATCAACACAGATGACTAAAATTGGCCTGTATGTGTCAAACATGACTGACAAACTAATAAGTCCTGGAAAGTATCTTACAGCGGAAGAATACCATAAACGTAGACTTGAAGCA GTTGTAGTATTACAGAAGTATTTCCGTCGTTGGCATGCTATAAATGTAGTACAAAAtctgagggaagaaaagaggtTAAGACTGGCATGGGAGGCACAAGCAGagttatggagaaaaaaagagaaagaagaaaaactgcgAAGGGAGCACGAACGAAGATTGAACCCTAAAACAAAAGATGATTTTGAGCTGCTGTACAATGCTTTAGAAT TatggaggcaggaggagactGAACGGATTGACAGAACTCTTACTGGCGCTGAAAGAAAGGCAGCATTTTGTGGACTTCTGGAACAAGAGGCACAGCTGATTGCGTCCATTGGGAGACACAAACTAAATGCAAATGAGGAGAATCAACAGAAAGCAATACTGTACTTTTTGGCTAAG TGTGCACAACCTAAGAGGTGGAAAGCATATGATGGAAAAGTCACTGAAATGGACACACAGTACACACTCCGTGCGAGAGAACTATTGGAAATCTACCGCAGCGTTAGCATGAATGACATCCCAAAAGATGAGAGACTGGATGTGCTGTTAACACTCAGACGTACAGTAAag gaacaTGAATGTAAATTAACACAGGAAATAGTGGAATTAATTGACAGGGAAGTTGATCTTATGTCAAGAGAAGTGAAAGAATGCAACTTAGAAGGACTGAGGAAAAGAATTTGTACATTATTTCTTCAATATATTAAAACTCCAAAGTTTAACCCTGAAGTTGCTAGGATACTGAAG gTTCCACCAGATCCCTTAAAGCTTTATAGAAATGTTAACTTCTGTCATAGTTGCGAAAATTACTTACCATCTAGTGAGTTTCCTGTTCCTGCTAATTCCCGCACCATTGGCAGATGTCGCTTGTGTTGCAAGCTTGATAATGAGGCTCGGCGACGAGAAGCATTTTTGAAGTACAAGCTTATACTAGAAAATCTCAGAAAGTCTGAAGCTGATTATCAGGATGATGCTAAAATTGTCTTCCTAGTTCAG CATCAAGATCTGCAGTACATGATTGAGAACATATGGGGCTCTCAGTCAGCTCTCAGTTCCTGCAGTGACCTCTATGATTTGGTTATGGTCAGATGGGATAAGCAGCGGGAGTGGTCTCCATGGAACACTATTCTCCTCACTAAAGATGAGGCAGATGCACATCTTAAGCTGTGTAACCTTGAGAAG gcttATGAAGCGGCATTTATTCACAGAATAAAACGTAAGCATATCCGGGCAAAAAACTACTTTGCTCAGATTCCAGCAATGGCATCATTTTTGCACAGGAGTGACAACCAGGCTAatgcaaatgaatttttaatagcTACGCCTATTCCTACTGGGATAAAAACATAA
- the NDUFA5 gene encoding NADH dehydrogenase [ubiquinone] 1 alpha subcomplex subunit 5 — protein MAGALRKTTGLVGLAVAENPHERLRILYTKILGVLQTIPKDAAYRKYTEQIVNQRFNLVQTETDVQKLQDKLNSGHIEEVIVQAENELSLARKMIQWKPWEPLVEEPPSDQWRWPI, from the exons ATGGCGGGGGCGCTCAGGAAG ACCACTGGACTTGTAGGATTGGCTGTAGCTGAAAACCCTCATGAG CGCCTGCGAATACTATACACAAAAATCCTTGGTGTCCTGCAGACCATTCCCAAAGATGCAGCATATAGAAAATACACTGAGCAGATTGTGAATCAGCGATTTAATTTGGTGCAAACG GAGACTGATGTGCAAAAACTACAGGACAAACTGAATAGTGGTCACATAGAAGAAGTCATTGTACAG GCTGAAAATGAGCTTTCCCTGGCAAGAAAAATGATACAGTGGAAACCATGGGAGCCTCTAGTTGAAGAACCTCCTTCTGACCAGTGGAGATGGCCGATATAA